A genomic segment from Falsibacillus albus encodes:
- a CDS encoding nitric oxide synthase oxygenase, which yields MKTNNDLWEQAKTFIETCYAELGIGRERLESRLTEVQQQIGRTGFYDHTFEELEHGAKMAWRNSNRCIGRLFWNTLHVFDARESETEEHVRRDLENHIKYASNGGKILPTITIFKASHKENKVRIWNHQLIRYAGYEHEHGIVGDPDSILFTKKCLELGWKGKGTNFDILPLVFQIGEKDPAYFEIPEELILEVPITHPEFEWFEDLQLKWYAVPMISDMKLEIGGIEYEAAPFNGWYMGTEIGARNLADEFRYNMLPKVASCMGLDISRPSTLWKDKALVELNIAVHDSFKNDGVSIVDHHTAASQFKLFEQQEEQTGRKVTGDWTWLIPPVSPATTHIFHQQYDNKWNTPNYFYQEKPY from the coding sequence GTGAAAACCAACAATGACTTATGGGAACAAGCAAAGACGTTTATCGAAACCTGCTACGCGGAGCTTGGCATCGGACGGGAACGGTTGGAAAGCCGTCTGACAGAAGTCCAGCAGCAAATCGGGCGCACCGGGTTTTATGATCATACATTTGAGGAACTCGAGCATGGCGCTAAGATGGCGTGGCGGAACAGCAACCGCTGCATCGGGAGGCTATTTTGGAATACACTCCATGTGTTCGATGCGAGGGAATCGGAAACGGAAGAGCATGTTCGCCGTGATTTGGAAAACCATATAAAATACGCGTCAAATGGAGGGAAGATCCTCCCCACGATTACGATTTTCAAGGCTTCCCACAAGGAAAATAAAGTGCGGATCTGGAACCATCAGCTTATCCGCTATGCCGGCTACGAGCATGAGCATGGCATTGTCGGCGACCCCGATTCCATTCTTTTTACGAAAAAGTGCCTTGAGCTGGGTTGGAAGGGAAAAGGGACGAATTTCGATATCCTTCCGCTCGTCTTTCAGATAGGGGAAAAGGATCCAGCCTATTTTGAAATACCTGAAGAGCTTATTCTCGAGGTGCCGATCACGCATCCTGAATTTGAATGGTTCGAAGACCTGCAGTTGAAATGGTATGCCGTCCCGATGATATCCGACATGAAGCTGGAGATTGGCGGCATTGAATATGAAGCGGCGCCGTTCAATGGCTGGTACATGGGGACAGAAATCGGCGCCAGGAATCTTGCCGACGAATTTAGGTACAACATGCTTCCTAAAGTGGCGTCGTGCATGGGGTTGGACATTAGCCGCCCATCCACCCTATGGAAGGATAAAGCACTTGTGGAGCTGAATATCGCGGTCCATGATTCTTTTAAAAATGATGGAGTGAGCATCGTTGACCACCACACGGCTGCCTCCCAGTTCAAGCTGTTCGAGCAGCAGGAAGAACAGACCGGACGCAAAGTCACCGGCGACTGGACATGGCTGATTCCGCCTGTCTCGCCGGCCACCACGCACATTTTCCATCAACAGTACGACAACAAATGGAACACACCGAATTATTTTTATCAAGAGAAGCCTTATTAA
- a CDS encoding antibiotic biosynthesis monooxygenase family protein — MIKFGVTIDEWNCEYPEPPYYPVIFFSQRTNGDKTANKMEGLAAQLEGFLDVARDSGFGEDSLEAIHKWKDHSAHQTAQASGKTVWHKNSPLRICKVERDHYLIWNN; from the coding sequence ATGATTAAATTTGGAGTGACTATCGATGAGTGGAATTGTGAATACCCTGAACCACCTTATTATCCCGTCATTTTTTTCTCACAGAGGACAAATGGTGATAAAACAGCCAATAAAATGGAAGGGTTGGCAGCACAGCTAGAGGGATTTCTTGACGTGGCCCGTGATTCAGGATTCGGGGAGGATTCTTTGGAGGCAATCCATAAATGGAAGGACCACTCAGCACATCAGACTGCACAGGCCAGTGGCAAAACTGTATGGCACAAGAACTCCCCACTTAGAATCTGTAAAGTGGAAAGGGATCATTATTTAATATGGAATAATTAA
- a CDS encoding phospholipase D-like domain-containing protein produces MKAVFSAIMSLAIITGTFLTPGMAQKTSAATIHDVVINEVAWMGTTTSYNDEWMELYNPTSSDIDLSGWTLKTPDGSVSVNLTGTIKANGYFLLERTDDSTIPYTAADMIYSGALANSNESLELYDSSSNLIDSVGSWYAGDNTTKATMERVDATADGNSASNWKSSTASYNGGYGTPKAANTASAKTTEHLNHVSEALNAINVYFNKSALTQYASAGNEANYNVNLENRLIKRLNSATSTIDMATYEINLPHVIDTLMQKAAEGVQVRILADAKDATDPYYTERYQTMRLYLEKMERGEDGTLGTSDDVHIFSDSPMFAVEDAAKRSEYGLPADLSDIPTKTVDVGSSSMTGHLFVDGEEKAANAYYSPDHQMHNKFVLVDNQWVFTGSWNFTVTGLYGDDTNMQQGILDGNQQHSVEINSPELASIYKTEFEEMWGSGTAQPDPAVSNFNTRKIDNTPHVLDIGGKKVEIYFSGGDDALGHLANLVKNEADYSAYFTIFAWSDQTLVNELKNKWEGSYADQTGTLTGFDVKGVYDASYWNQWWSASVEMRGVTASQSSTNNPNIRWNNPAPVYKDAETRKMHAKTMIIDADTNSDPTVVVGSTNWSTNGNSNNDENMLFIHDAAVANQFVQEFDARYTSAGGTVN; encoded by the coding sequence GTGAAAGCAGTATTTTCGGCAATTATGTCATTAGCAATCATTACTGGTACTTTTTTAACACCGGGCATGGCCCAAAAAACATCCGCTGCAACCATTCATGATGTTGTCATCAATGAAGTGGCGTGGATGGGAACGACGACATCTTACAATGATGAGTGGATGGAGCTTTACAATCCGACTTCATCGGATATCGACCTGAGCGGCTGGACACTGAAGACTCCAGACGGTTCGGTATCGGTCAATCTAACAGGGACGATCAAAGCCAATGGATATTTCCTATTAGAACGCACGGATGATAGCACGATCCCGTATACTGCGGCAGATATGATTTACAGCGGTGCACTCGCAAATTCCAATGAGTCATTGGAATTATACGACTCCTCAAGCAACCTCATCGATTCCGTCGGCAGCTGGTACGCAGGCGATAACACAACGAAAGCGACAATGGAAAGAGTGGATGCCACAGCGGACGGAAATTCAGCCAGCAACTGGAAGAGCTCGACGGCTTCTTACAACGGCGGATATGGCACACCGAAAGCAGCCAACACCGCTTCCGCAAAAACGACGGAGCACCTGAATCATGTAAGTGAAGCTTTGAATGCCATCAACGTTTACTTTAACAAAAGCGCTCTGACACAATATGCTTCTGCAGGAAACGAAGCGAACTATAATGTAAACCTCGAAAATCGTTTAATCAAACGTTTGAATAGTGCAACATCAACGATCGATATGGCTACATATGAAATCAATTTGCCTCATGTCATCGATACACTTATGCAAAAAGCAGCGGAAGGCGTCCAAGTCCGGATCCTGGCTGATGCGAAAGATGCGACAGACCCTTATTACACTGAGCGCTACCAAACGATGCGCCTTTATTTAGAAAAAATGGAACGTGGGGAAGACGGTACGCTTGGAACCAGCGATGACGTTCACATCTTCTCAGACTCACCGATGTTTGCCGTGGAGGATGCGGCGAAACGAAGCGAATATGGACTTCCGGCAGACCTTTCCGACATCCCGACGAAAACCGTTGATGTAGGAAGTTCTTCCATGACAGGCCACCTGTTCGTGGATGGTGAAGAAAAAGCAGCGAATGCCTACTATTCACCTGATCATCAAATGCACAATAAATTCGTGCTTGTCGACAATCAATGGGTCTTCACCGGCAGCTGGAATTTCACCGTAACAGGGCTTTACGGTGATGATACGAACATGCAGCAAGGAATTCTTGATGGAAATCAGCAGCATTCCGTGGAAATCAACTCACCTGAGCTAGCTTCCATTTATAAAACGGAATTCGAAGAAATGTGGGGAAGCGGTACGGCGCAGCCAGATCCAGCCGTTTCAAACTTCAACACCCGCAAAATAGACAACACGCCGCACGTATTGGACATCGGCGGCAAAAAAGTCGAAATCTATTTCTCCGGCGGCGATGATGCATTGGGCCACCTTGCCAATCTTGTGAAAAATGAAGCGGACTACAGCGCCTACTTCACGATATTTGCATGGAGCGACCAGACGCTTGTCAACGAACTCAAGAACAAATGGGAAGGCTCCTACGCTGACCAAACAGGTACACTGACAGGATTCGACGTCAAAGGTGTATACGATGCAAGCTACTGGAACCAGTGGTGGTCTGCAAGTGTGGAAATGCGCGGAGTAACAGCGTCCCAGTCCAGCACGAACAACCCGAATATCCGCTGGAACAACCCGGCGCCGGTTTATAAGGACGCCGAAACAAGAAAGATGCATGCGAAGACGATGATCATCGATGCAGATACAAACAGCGATCCAACCGTTGTCGTCGGTTCCACCAACTGGAGCACAAACGGCAATAGCAACAACGATGAAAACATGCTGTTTATCCATGACGCAGCCGTAGCCAACCAATTCGTCCAAGAATTCGACGCACGCTACACAAGCGCAGGCGGAACAGTGAATTAA